From Alienimonas californiensis, a single genomic window includes:
- the bioB gene encoding biotin synthase BioB, with translation MRTYESFADAALAGELLSREEAKAVLTAPDADLLALMHAAFKVRRASFGTTVQLYYLKNAKSGLCPEDCRYCSQGRDSSAAIDKYPMLSADRLLAGAADAAAAGAKTYCIVASGRGPSNREVQHVADVAARIKQEHGLHICACLGLLKEGQAEVLKAGGVDRINHNLNTGRGNHDEVVTTHTYDDRLATLKKARQAGLELCSGLIVGMGESSDDLIDAALELRELRAESVPINFLHAIDGTMFEKRRELDPRYCLKVLALYRFLLPTAELRVAGGREVNLRSLQPLALYAANSLFVSDYLTTAGQPASEDHRMIEDLGFEVVLSGVESDVGRSDGAAEPAEANVSRSDQETGAVGVRESAGAAVAAACGA, from the coding sequence ATGCGCACCTACGAATCGTTCGCCGACGCCGCCCTCGCCGGGGAGCTGCTCTCCCGGGAGGAGGCCAAGGCCGTGCTGACGGCGCCGGACGCCGACCTGCTCGCCCTGATGCACGCCGCCTTCAAGGTGCGGCGGGCCAGCTTCGGCACGACGGTGCAGCTGTACTACCTGAAGAACGCCAAGAGCGGCCTCTGCCCGGAGGACTGCCGGTACTGCTCGCAGGGCCGCGACAGCAGCGCCGCGATCGACAAGTACCCGATGCTCTCCGCCGACCGGCTGCTCGCCGGCGCCGCGGACGCCGCCGCGGCGGGGGCGAAGACCTACTGCATCGTCGCCAGCGGCCGGGGGCCGTCGAACCGGGAGGTCCAGCACGTCGCCGACGTGGCCGCCCGCATCAAGCAGGAGCACGGCCTGCACATCTGCGCCTGCCTGGGTCTGCTCAAAGAGGGTCAGGCCGAGGTGCTGAAGGCCGGCGGCGTGGACCGGATCAACCACAATCTGAACACCGGCCGCGGCAATCACGACGAGGTCGTCACCACCCACACCTACGACGACCGCCTCGCCACGCTCAAGAAGGCCCGTCAGGCCGGGCTGGAACTGTGCAGCGGGCTGATCGTGGGGATGGGCGAGTCGAGCGACGACCTGATCGACGCCGCCCTCGAACTGCGGGAGCTTCGGGCCGAGAGCGTGCCGATCAACTTCCTGCACGCGATCGACGGCACGATGTTCGAGAAGCGGCGGGAACTGGACCCGCGCTACTGCCTGAAGGTGCTGGCCCTGTACCGCTTCCTGCTGCCGACCGCCGAACTGCGGGTGGCGGGCGGGCGGGAAGTGAACCTCCGCAGCCTGCAACCGCTGGCCCTGTACGCGGCGAACAGCCTGTTCGTCTCCGACTACCTCACCACCGCCGGCCAGCCGGCCAGCGAGGATCACCGGATGATCGAGGACCTCGGCTTCGAGGTCGTGCTGTCCGGCGTGGAGAGCGACGTCGGCCGCTCCGACGGGGCGGCGGAGCCCGCCGAGGCGAACGTCTCGCGGTCGGATCAGGAAACCGGTGCGGTCGGCGTGCGGGAATCGGCCGGCGCGGCGGTCGCCGCCGCTTGCGGGGCTTGA
- a CDS encoding ferrochelatase has product MPAASTTNGTVYDAILLTSFGGPEGPEDVIPFLENVLRGKPVPRERLLEVAEHYQSFGGVSPINQQCRDLIAALEPALKQAGVDLPVYWGNRNWEPMLPDTLKQMAADGVNRALALVTSSYSSYSGCRQYREDLCHAREAVGDEAPAIDKVRVWYNHPDWIAVNAERVRDALDDLPADVREHAHVAFTAHSIPNSMADTSDYARQLHETCRLVAEALEIPQDRWALVYQSRSGRPGDPWLEPDVCDHLEAVAAAGVRAAVVAPIGFVSDHMEVLFDLDEEARARAEELGLAYRRAGTAGTHPRFVSMLVELIRERLGEVPQKRAVGEFRPNHDVCPKNCCPNPYRPSPV; this is encoded by the coding sequence ATGCCCGCCGCTTCCACCACGAACGGGACCGTCTATGACGCGATCCTGCTGACCTCCTTCGGCGGGCCGGAGGGGCCGGAGGACGTGATCCCGTTCCTCGAGAACGTGCTCCGTGGCAAGCCGGTGCCGCGGGAACGGTTGCTCGAAGTGGCCGAACACTACCAATCCTTCGGCGGCGTCTCGCCGATCAACCAGCAGTGTCGGGACCTGATCGCGGCGCTCGAACCGGCCCTGAAGCAGGCCGGCGTCGATCTGCCGGTCTACTGGGGGAACCGCAATTGGGAGCCGATGCTGCCGGACACGCTGAAGCAGATGGCCGCCGACGGGGTGAACCGGGCGCTGGCGCTGGTGACCAGTTCCTACAGCAGCTACTCCGGCTGTCGGCAGTACCGCGAGGACCTCTGCCACGCCCGGGAGGCTGTGGGGGATGAGGCGCCGGCAATCGACAAGGTGCGGGTCTGGTACAACCACCCGGACTGGATCGCGGTGAACGCCGAACGGGTGCGGGACGCGCTGGACGATCTGCCTGCGGACGTGCGGGAGCACGCGCACGTGGCCTTCACGGCCCATTCGATCCCGAACTCGATGGCCGACACCAGCGACTACGCCCGCCAACTGCACGAAACCTGCCGGCTGGTCGCCGAGGCGCTGGAGATCCCCCAGGACCGCTGGGCGCTGGTGTACCAATCCCGCAGCGGACGGCCCGGCGATCCGTGGTTGGAGCCGGACGTCTGCGACCACCTGGAGGCCGTCGCCGCCGCGGGGGTGCGGGCGGCGGTCGTGGCGCCGATCGGGTTCGTCTCGGACCACATGGAGGTGCTGTTCGACCTCGACGAAGAGGCCCGGGCCAGGGCGGAGGAGTTGGGTCTGGCGTACCGCCGAGCCGGCACCGCGGGGACGCACCCGCGGTTCGTCTCGATGCTGGTCGAACTGATCCGCGAGCGGCTGGGCGAGGTCCCGCAGAAGCGGGCCGTCGGCGAGTTCCGCCCCAATCACGACGTGTGCCCCAAGAACTGCTGCCCGAACCCGTACCGCCCCTCGCCGGTGTGA
- a CDS encoding excinuclease ABC subunit UvrA: protein MSAPTAPPIRLRGVRVRALRIDALDLPRGGLTVVAGVSGSGKSTLLRDVLHAEGQRRYVAALSASARRLLERRERPDADEISGVPPAILVDPDQPPGRGETLADRAGLGDVLRTAFAALATPHDPTTGAPLAVTRADLAAADLIAARPNARGQIAFPADAALSADAYRGAGFNRYLADAATGRLEDAETLPSGAEIIVDRVKLSADAADRIGESLAAALRFGGGRATVWLETEEGPRTIDGKRWAPHVVRDRPVLDDGTVLPPATPRLFSPSFDRKDVARRAYRVDGQTWDRWVERSAADLRTELPADGPPAVAALAAALERLANWGLADRPLGEPAAALSRADDRRAALAAAADPGVRGLLVLLDAPLAGLEEADGERFLALCRSLTDGGNTVVAAGSESTLCRAAALLVELGPGAGPEGGRVLFAGPPGEIGTVDGSLLAPYLRADPPPVPSRPAPSTTLPDADRTPFVPRGLTLLVGPDADRRLHALADAATAATADGRFGAFGAVLFGPRAPLTNSPRSTVATFLGFFGEIRDLFASTPEAKLRGFGPGHFSLAGASPGRCPLCEGTGTVTTPMQFLPDLTATCPECGGDRFKPEILAIRVRGLSIAGTLNLTAAEAVPFFRGRPKPRARAAAVRDVGLGHVTIGRAAKTLSDGEGQRLRLAKTLAARTAAATLILLEAPAAGLHPADAERLGGVFERLTENGHAVIASGSHPRLRAAADAEVRVG from the coding sequence ATGTCCGCCCCGACCGCCCCGCCGATCCGTCTGCGGGGCGTCCGCGTGCGCGCCCTGCGGATCGACGCCCTGGACCTGCCCCGCGGCGGGCTGACGGTCGTCGCCGGGGTGAGCGGTTCCGGCAAGAGCACCCTGCTCCGCGACGTGCTGCACGCGGAGGGTCAGCGGCGGTACGTCGCGGCGCTGTCGGCCTCCGCCCGCAGACTGCTGGAACGTCGCGAGCGCCCGGACGCCGACGAGATTTCCGGCGTCCCCCCGGCGATTCTCGTCGACCCCGACCAGCCCCCCGGCCGGGGGGAGACGCTCGCCGATCGGGCGGGCCTCGGCGACGTGCTGCGCACCGCGTTCGCCGCCCTGGCGACGCCCCACGACCCGACCACCGGCGCCCCGCTGGCCGTCACGCGGGCGGACCTCGCAGCGGCGGATCTGATCGCGGCCCGTCCAAACGCCCGCGGCCAGATTGCCTTCCCCGCGGACGCCGCCCTCTCCGCGGACGCCTACCGCGGAGCCGGCTTCAACCGCTACCTCGCCGACGCCGCCACCGGTCGGTTGGAGGACGCGGAGACGCTGCCGAGCGGGGCTGAGATCATCGTCGACCGGGTAAAACTTTCCGCGGACGCGGCGGATCGGATCGGCGAGAGTCTCGCCGCCGCCCTGCGGTTCGGCGGCGGCCGGGCGACGGTGTGGCTCGAAACCGAGGAAGGCCCCCGCACGATCGACGGCAAACGCTGGGCGCCGCACGTCGTCCGCGACCGCCCCGTGCTGGACGACGGGACCGTGCTGCCGCCCGCGACGCCGCGGCTGTTCTCCCCCTCCTTCGACAGGAAGGATGTCGCGCGCCGGGCCTATCGGGTGGACGGCCAAACGTGGGATCGCTGGGTCGAACGGTCGGCGGCGGACCTGCGAACCGAGCTGCCGGCGGACGGTCCGCCGGCGGTCGCTGCCCTCGCCGCGGCGCTGGAGCGGCTGGCGAACTGGGGGCTGGCGGACCGCCCGCTGGGCGAACCCGCGGCGGCGCTGAGCCGGGCCGACGATCGCCGGGCGGCGCTCGCCGCGGCGGCGGACCCGGGGGTGCGGGGATTGCTGGTGTTGCTCGACGCCCCCCTCGCCGGGTTGGAGGAGGCGGACGGGGAGCGGTTCCTCGCCCTCTGCCGCTCGTTGACCGACGGGGGGAACACGGTGGTCGCGGCCGGGTCGGAGTCGACGCTCTGCCGGGCCGCGGCCCTGTTGGTGGAACTGGGCCCCGGCGCCGGGCCGGAGGGCGGCCGCGTGCTGTTCGCCGGGCCGCCGGGGGAGATCGGAACCGTGGACGGCTCGCTCCTCGCTCCCTACCTGCGAGCGGACCCGCCGCCGGTTCCCTCCCGCCCCGCCCCGTCGACGACGCTGCCGGACGCGGACCGCACGCCGTTCGTCCCGCGGGGGCTGACGCTGCTGGTCGGCCCGGACGCCGACCGGCGGCTGCACGCCCTCGCCGACGCCGCGACCGCCGCGACGGCGGACGGCCGCTTCGGCGCCTTCGGCGCCGTGCTGTTCGGCCCGCGGGCGCCGCTCACGAACAGCCCCCGCAGCACGGTGGCGACCTTCCTGGGCTTTTTCGGCGAGATCCGCGACCTGTTCGCCTCGACTCCGGAGGCGAAGCTCCGCGGGTTCGGCCCGGGGCACTTCTCGCTGGCGGGGGCCTCGCCGGGCCGCTGTCCGCTGTGCGAGGGGACGGGAACCGTGACCACGCCGATGCAGTTCCTGCCGGACCTCACGGCGACCTGCCCGGAGTGCGGCGGGGACCGCTTCAAGCCGGAAATCCTGGCGATCCGCGTGCGGGGGCTGTCGATCGCGGGCACGCTGAACCTGACCGCGGCCGAGGCCGTGCCGTTCTTCCGCGGTCGCCCCAAGCCCCGCGCCCGGGCGGCGGCGGTGCGGGACGTGGGGCTGGGGCACGTGACGATCGGCCGGGCGGCGAAGACCCTGAGCGACGGCGAAGGCCAACGCCTGCGGTTGGCGAAGACGCTCGCCGCCCGCACCGCCGCGGCGACGCTGATCCTGCTCGAAGCCCCCGCCGCCGGCCTGCACCCCGCCGACGCGGAGCGCCTGGGCGGCGTGTTCGAGCGACTGACGGAAAACGGCCACGCCGTGATCGCCAGCGGTTCGCACCCCCGCCTGCGGGCCGCCGCGGACGCCGAGGTTCGCGTCGGCTGA
- a CDS encoding transposase — protein sequence MPAAFRCPHCRKAYLIEKAQENRVFKCRKCCGMIEFEGRPETDLDIPKVETPKKWTDRFKLKEMPGWAAGLLTAGIVGVLALLATLGMGPLGDPHDRLYSALSDEYAALTALVDDLDSPEAAAAAEPEMQAHVQEVLRLMDDPRPFGRGRKAVGAAFLREYDGAIKARLESLREAKGRAFDRQGVGSVVSRVLRPIPQSELDFRRAFEA from the coding sequence ATGCCCGCCGCATTCCGTTGCCCCCACTGCCGCAAAGCGTACCTCATCGAGAAGGCCCAGGAGAATCGGGTCTTTAAATGCCGGAAATGCTGCGGGATGATCGAGTTCGAGGGACGGCCGGAGACCGATCTGGACATTCCGAAAGTCGAGACGCCCAAAAAGTGGACGGACCGTTTCAAGCTGAAAGAGATGCCCGGCTGGGCCGCGGGGCTGCTGACCGCGGGGATCGTGGGGGTTCTCGCGCTTCTCGCCACGCTGGGGATGGGGCCGTTGGGCGATCCGCACGATCGACTCTACTCCGCCCTGAGCGATGAATACGCCGCGCTGACCGCCCTCGTGGACGACCTGGACAGCCCGGAGGCCGCCGCGGCGGCGGAGCCGGAGATGCAGGCCCACGTGCAGGAAGTCCTGCGTCTGATGGACGATCCCCGGCCGTTCGGACGCGGTCGCAAGGCCGTCGGCGCCGCGTTCCTGCGGGAGTACGACGGGGCGATCAAGGCCCGTTTGGAGTCCCTGCGGGAGGCGAAGGGCCGGGCGTTCGACCGGCAGGGCGTGGGGTCGGTCGTCTCGCGGGTGCTGCGGCCCATTCCGCAGTCGGAACTCGATTTCCGCCGGGCGTTCGAAGCTTGA
- the rimI gene encoding ribosomal protein S18-alanine N-acetyltransferase: protein MSSQLSIHRPDAVQIRWLIRRDMPAVLDIEAASFEFAWTEEDFICCLRQRNCIGMVAEIAGEVVGYMIYELQKSRLRILNFAVAPQSRRRGVGQQMVRRLVDKLSQQRRTEIVLEVRETNLPAQLFFKGEGFRAFRVVRDRYDDTTEDAYAMHFALSNTPAAYQPANRISTYLMPEADAA, encoded by the coding sequence ATGTCTTCGCAACTCTCTATCCATCGCCCCGACGCCGTGCAGATTCGGTGGTTGATCCGCCGCGATATGCCGGCCGTGCTGGACATCGAAGCGGCCAGCTTCGAGTTCGCCTGGACGGAGGAAGACTTCATCTGCTGCCTGCGGCAGCGCAACTGCATCGGCATGGTGGCCGAGATCGCCGGCGAGGTCGTCGGCTACATGATCTACGAGCTGCAGAAGAGCCGCCTGCGAATCCTGAACTTCGCGGTCGCCCCGCAGAGCCGTCGGCGGGGCGTGGGCCAGCAGATGGTCCGCCGCCTGGTGGACAAGCTCTCCCAGCAGCGCCGCACGGAGATCGTGCTGGAGGTCCGGGAGACGAACCTGCCGGCCCAGCTGTTCTTCAAGGGGGAGGGCTTCCGGGCCTTCCGCGTCGTCCGCGACCGCTACGACGACACCACCGAAGACGCCTACGCGATGCACTTCGCCCTCTCCAACACCCCCGCCGCCTACCAGCCGGCGAACCGCATCAGCACCTACCTGATGCCCGAGGCCGACGCGGCCTGA
- a CDS encoding UDP-N-acetylmuramoyl-L-alanyl-D-glutamate--2,6-diaminopimelate ligase, translated as MSPHDSPPPPDRHPAASSTLREILNRDDLGEAGEVPFTAATAFSGRVTPGALFAALPGTELHGAWFWEEAVDCGAAVVLTDEPLPECPLPVAVLKKRARPAWGEVCHVLHGRPSERLFVAGVTGTNGKSTVCWLLRSIFREAMRLEGKTRIAGLCGTIETDDGREIRPSKLTTPACEDLHAWLARCVAHGCEAASVELSSHALDQDRAAGLRLSAAVVTNVTRDHLDYHGSLEAVAEAKAKIADLLVGPNQIVLGEDAALVCGRLSARRELWTEGYGFSPNADSVITAVNCRSDGSTFTLKRRHGQAPARLAIPLLGRFNVLNAAAAAIAAESFSDEAVAAGLANVAPVPGRLEPIDCGQPFRVLVDYAHTPDGLRAVIDAVRPLCEGRLHLLVGAGGDRDRGKRAEMGAAAGLADRVVFTSDNPRSEDPHAILRDLAAGCPPTRFETIENRRAAIAATLAAAAPGDWVLVCGKGHETTQEIAGVFHPFDDRTVCREELAALGYGGDSPCSR; from the coding sequence ATGTCCCCCCATGATTCGCCGCCGCCGCCTGATCGCCACCCCGCCGCGTCGTCCACGTTGCGGGAGATTCTGAACCGGGACGACCTGGGCGAAGCGGGCGAGGTGCCGTTCACCGCCGCGACGGCGTTCAGCGGCCGGGTGACTCCCGGCGCTCTGTTCGCCGCCCTGCCGGGGACGGAACTGCACGGGGCGTGGTTCTGGGAGGAGGCCGTCGACTGCGGTGCCGCCGTCGTTCTGACCGACGAACCGCTGCCGGAGTGCCCGCTTCCCGTCGCCGTGCTGAAGAAACGGGCTCGGCCGGCCTGGGGCGAGGTCTGCCATGTGCTGCACGGCCGGCCGAGCGAGCGGCTGTTCGTCGCCGGGGTGACGGGGACGAACGGCAAGTCGACCGTCTGCTGGCTCCTGCGGAGCATTTTTCGAGAGGCAATGCGGCTGGAAGGCAAGACGCGGATCGCCGGCCTCTGCGGCACGATCGAGACCGACGACGGCCGCGAGATTCGCCCCTCCAAGCTCACGACCCCCGCCTGCGAAGACCTGCACGCCTGGCTGGCCCGCTGCGTTGCGCACGGCTGCGAGGCCGCGTCGGTGGAACTGTCGTCGCACGCCCTCGACCAGGACCGGGCCGCCGGGCTGCGGCTGTCGGCGGCGGTGGTGACGAACGTGACACGGGACCACCTGGACTACCACGGCAGTTTGGAGGCGGTCGCGGAGGCGAAGGCGAAGATCGCGGATTTGCTCGTCGGCCCGAATCAAATCGTTCTGGGTGAGGATGCCGCTCTCGTCTGCGGCCGATTGTCGGCGAGACGCGAGCTTTGGACGGAGGGCTACGGATTCAGTCCCAATGCCGACTCAGTCATTACCGCGGTGAACTGTCGGTCGGACGGTTCGACGTTCACCTTGAAGCGACGGCATGGCCAAGCGCCGGCCCGGTTGGCGATCCCGCTGCTCGGCCGGTTCAACGTGCTGAACGCCGCCGCGGCGGCCATTGCCGCTGAGAGTTTCAGCGACGAAGCCGTCGCCGCCGGCCTTGCCAACGTCGCCCCGGTTCCCGGCCGACTGGAACCGATTGACTGCGGCCAGCCGTTTCGCGTGCTGGTCGACTACGCCCACACCCCCGACGGCCTGCGAGCGGTGATCGACGCCGTCCGCCCGCTGTGCGAGGGCCGACTGCACCTCCTCGTCGGTGCCGGTGGCGACCGGGACCGCGGCAAACGGGCGGAGATGGGCGCCGCCGCGGGTCTCGCCGATCGGGTGGTCTTCACCTCGGACAACCCGCGCTCCGAGGACCCGCACGCGATTCTCCGCGACCTCGCCGCCGGCTGCCCGCCGACCCGGTTCGAGACGATCGAGAACCGCCGGGCCGCGATCGCCGCGACCCTCGCCGCCGCGGCGCCGGGCGACTGGGTGCTCGTCTGCGGCAAGGGACACGAGACGACGCAGGAGATCGCCGGCGTCTTCCACCCCTTCGACGACCGCACCGTCTGCCGGGAGGAACTGGCGGCACTGGGCTACGGGGGCGACTCACCGTGTTCCCGCTGA
- the dnaE gene encoding DNA polymerase III subunit alpha, whose translation MSQLSPDAGAAPSTPADGAPPPFAHLHCHTHYSLLDGMTKIPDLVRQTKASGMNAAAITDHGNLYGAMEFYHACRAEDVNPILGIEAYMAPRSRTERGGKMKESNFHLTLLAQNLTGFRNLVKMSSVAYTEGFYYKPRMDKELLAAHSEGLIVLSGCVSGELSRHLLNEQKEEAEKLCQWYTEVFGDRFYMEIQDSGIQIQKDAGEATIDLANRMGLPLVATNDSHYLCGEDAVAHDILLCVNTRSQRTDAKRMRLGSQDFFVKSPEEMYKVFPNQQEAVRRSQEIADRCDIQLEENPKYYPVFKPPRQLTDTEYLREICENAMEERYGDEATQAHRDRLDLELGVIEYMGYSSYFLIVWDFVEFAKKHDIPCVARGSAAGAIVAFLLGLSDVCPLKYDLLFERFLDKSRKEPPDIDIDFCRDRRQMVIDYTKEKYGEDSVAQIGTFGTLKAKAVVRDVGRALGVPLARVNEIAKAVPDTLGIKLADAVKQSPELSDAYNNDPQIKELIDIAYRLEGLARSAGTHAAGVVVADQPLQDLLPLQVITGKEDVITQWDGPTVEAAGLLKMDFLGLRNLTILDKSIKNVLARHPDFDLKVLHDVDTPDPATYRLLQRGETKGVFQLESGGMRDLLTKMRPDKFADIIATSALYRPGPLEGGMVMDYVDIKNGRKQVAKIHPLVDPVLADTYGIMVYQEQVMRILNRVGGIELASAYKCIKAISKKKLAIIAQFRQQYIDGAKERGVDESVAVNLFELIEKFAGYGFNKSHSTAYGLIAYQTAYLKAHYPVEFMAALLSCGMESSDRIMEHVEDARRQGIEVLPPDVNRSDVEFSVVTNEDGQDGITFGLGAVKGLGLSAMEALVREREANGPYKDIFDVTERIDPGHLNRSATEILIRCGALDSLGPTRAQHSAVVDRAVQAAANKARDAAAGQASLFGGDDDEEDAPEVAASFPDLPDWTRAVKLAHEKEVFGFYLTSHPLTEAGDAITKFATATTLELGEAQDGDEVTVGGMVGAIKKARTKKPSRNGNTDYVMFDFEDPEGCVRCIMWPEEFARQGDLVKAEAVLYVKGKVDRRGREPNLIVNRLMTADDAIKEHTRQLAVKFQKGLHADAEMARVREILGRYPGETDVVVLIDTGSAEDLTGDGANGDGANGETPGVRTRYRLSTPGHLRVSCGPGLRRELAEVLGEQHLLFWSPPVRRKTASPSLN comes from the coding sequence GTGTCCCAACTCTCCCCCGACGCCGGCGCCGCCCCCTCCACCCCGGCCGACGGCGCCCCGCCGCCGTTCGCCCACCTGCACTGCCACACGCATTACAGCCTGCTGGACGGGATGACCAAGATCCCGGACCTCGTCCGCCAGACGAAGGCGTCCGGCATGAACGCCGCGGCGATCACGGACCACGGCAACCTCTACGGGGCGATGGAGTTCTATCACGCCTGCCGGGCGGAGGACGTGAATCCGATCCTCGGCATCGAGGCCTATATGGCCCCCCGCAGCCGCACGGAACGCGGCGGGAAGATGAAGGAATCGAACTTTCACCTCACGCTGCTGGCCCAGAACCTCACGGGGTTCCGCAATTTGGTCAAGATGAGCAGCGTGGCCTACACCGAGGGCTTCTATTACAAGCCCCGGATGGATAAGGAACTGCTCGCGGCCCACAGCGAGGGGCTGATCGTCTTGAGCGGGTGCGTCTCCGGGGAGCTGTCCCGCCACCTGCTCAACGAGCAGAAAGAGGAGGCCGAGAAGTTGTGCCAGTGGTACACGGAGGTATTCGGCGACCGCTTTTATATGGAGATCCAGGACAGCGGCATCCAGATCCAGAAAGACGCCGGCGAGGCGACGATCGACCTCGCCAATCGCATGGGCCTGCCGCTGGTCGCCACCAACGACAGTCACTATCTCTGCGGCGAGGACGCCGTCGCCCACGATATTTTATTGTGCGTCAACACCCGCAGCCAACGGACCGACGCCAAGCGGATGCGGCTGGGTTCGCAGGACTTCTTCGTGAAGTCCCCGGAGGAGATGTACAAGGTCTTCCCGAACCAGCAGGAGGCCGTCCGCCGCAGTCAGGAGATCGCCGACCGCTGCGATATTCAGCTGGAGGAGAACCCGAAGTACTACCCCGTCTTCAAGCCGCCCCGCCAGCTGACGGATACGGAATACCTGCGGGAGATCTGCGAAAACGCGATGGAGGAGCGTTACGGCGACGAGGCCACGCAGGCCCACCGGGACCGGCTGGACCTGGAGTTGGGCGTGATCGAATACATGGGGTATTCGAGCTACTTCCTGATCGTGTGGGACTTCGTCGAATTCGCCAAGAAACACGATATCCCCTGCGTGGCCCGCGGTTCGGCGGCGGGGGCGATCGTGGCGTTCCTACTGGGCCTGTCGGACGTCTGCCCGCTCAAATACGACCTGCTGTTCGAGCGGTTCCTCGATAAAAGCCGGAAGGAGCCGCCGGATATCGATATCGACTTCTGCCGGGACCGCCGGCAGATGGTCATTGATTATACGAAGGAGAAATACGGCGAGGACAGCGTCGCCCAGATCGGCACGTTCGGCACGCTGAAGGCCAAGGCGGTCGTGCGGGACGTCGGCCGGGCGCTGGGCGTGCCGCTGGCCCGCGTCAACGAGATCGCCAAGGCGGTGCCGGACACCCTCGGCATTAAGCTCGCCGACGCCGTCAAGCAGAGCCCGGAGCTGTCGGACGCCTACAACAACGATCCTCAGATCAAGGAGTTGATCGACATCGCCTACCGGCTGGAGGGTCTGGCCCGCAGCGCCGGCACCCACGCGGCGGGCGTCGTGGTGGCGGATCAGCCGCTCCAGGATCTCTTGCCGCTCCAGGTCATCACCGGCAAGGAGGACGTCATCACCCAGTGGGACGGCCCCACGGTGGAGGCGGCGGGGCTGCTCAAGATGGACTTCCTGGGGCTACGAAACCTCACAATTCTTGACAAGTCCATCAAGAACGTGCTGGCCCGGCACCCGGACTTCGATCTCAAGGTCCTGCACGACGTCGACACGCCGGACCCGGCCACCTATCGCCTGCTGCAGCGCGGCGAGACGAAGGGCGTGTTCCAGCTGGAGTCCGGCGGCATGCGGGACCTGCTGACGAAGATGCGGCCCGACAAGTTCGCGGACATCATCGCCACCAGCGCCCTCTATCGCCCCGGTCCGCTGGAGGGCGGCATGGTGATGGACTACGTCGACATCAAAAACGGCCGCAAGCAGGTCGCAAAGATTCACCCCCTGGTGGACCCCGTCCTGGCGGACACCTACGGGATCATGGTCTACCAGGAACAGGTCATGCGGATCCTGAACCGGGTCGGCGGCATCGAGCTGGCCAGCGCCTACAAGTGCATTAAGGCCATTTCGAAGAAGAAGCTGGCGATCATCGCCCAGTTCCGGCAGCAGTATATCGACGGGGCGAAAGAACGCGGCGTCGACGAGTCCGTTGCGGTCAATCTGTTCGAACTGATCGAAAAGTTCGCCGGCTACGGCTTCAACAAGAGTCACAGCACCGCCTACGGCCTGATCGCCTATCAGACGGCCTATCTGAAGGCACATTACCCCGTCGAATTCATGGCGGCCCTGCTCTCCTGCGGGATGGAGAGCAGCGACCGCATTATGGAGCACGTCGAGGACGCCCGCCGGCAGGGCATCGAGGTCCTCCCCCCGGACGTGAACCGCAGCGACGTCGAGTTCAGCGTCGTCACGAACGAGGACGGCCAGGACGGCATCACCTTCGGGCTGGGGGCCGTGAAGGGCCTCGGCCTGTCCGCGATGGAGGCGCTGGTTCGGGAGCGGGAGGCGAACGGCCCCTATAAAGACATCTTCGACGTCACGGAGCGGATCGACCCGGGCCATCTGAACCGCTCCGCGACGGAGATTCTCATTCGCTGCGGGGCGCTGGATTCGCTCGGGCCGACGCGGGCGCAGCACAGCGCCGTGGTGGACCGGGCGGTGCAGGCCGCGGCGAACAAGGCCCGCGACGCCGCCGCCGGGCAGGCCAGCCTGTTCGGCGGGGACGACGACGAGGAGGACGCCCCGGAGGTCGCCGCCAGCTTCCCGGACCTGCCGGACTGGACCCGGGCCGTGAAGCTCGCCCATGAAAAAGAGGTATTCGGCTTCTATCTGACCAGCCACCCGCTGACGGAGGCCGGCGACGCGATCACCAAGTTCGCCACCGCCACGACGCTGGAACTCGGCGAGGCCCAGGACGGCGACGAGGTGACCGTCGGCGGGATGGTCGGGGCGATTAAAAAAGCCCGCACTAAAAAGCCGTCCCGCAACGGCAACACCGACTACGTCATGTTCGACTTTGAAGATCCGGAGGGCTGCGTGCGGTGCATCATGTGGCCGGAGGAGTTCGCCCGGCAGGGGGATCTCGTGAAGGCGGAGGCCGTGCTGTACGTCAAAGGGAAGGTCGACCGCCGCGGGCGGGAGCCGAACCTGATCGTCAACCGCCTGATGACGGCGGACGACGCCATCAAGGAGCACACCCGGCAACTCGCCGTGAAGTTCCAGAAGGGCCTGCACGCGGACGCGGAAATGGCCCGCGTGCGGGAGATCCTCGGCCGTTATCCCGGCGAAACGGACGTCGTCGTCCTGATCGACACCGGCTCCGCGGAGGACCTGACCGGCGACGGCGCGAACGGGGACGGGGCGAACGGCGAAACCCCCGGGGTGCGGACGCGGTATCGTCTCTCCACGCCCGGGCACCTGCGGGTCTCCTGCGGGCCGGGTCTGCGGCGGGAACTGGCCGAGGTGCTGGGCGAGCAACACCTGCTCTTCTGGTCGCCGCCGGTGCGACGTAAAACCGCCTCTCCGAGTCTGAACTGA